A region of Etheostoma cragini isolate CJK2018 chromosome 2, CSU_Ecrag_1.0, whole genome shotgun sequence DNA encodes the following proteins:
- the ntan1 gene encoding protein N-terminal asparagine amidohydrolase has protein sequence MPLFIQNRGLDRISSTAELFDYYPHLQENAIAFRSLPLVDVDPKCFLYVQQREFAATTPADNCVSVMGSDDATTCHLVVLRHTGSGAVCLAHCDGSSTWSEVPLLVKAVMSLSDVSKEGRLELHLAGGFNDESKTSHKLSLNILAAFQKQKEDIHLETCCITEMNDIVVDGTHRPVVYGIGVNVKTGDVFPSTFTHKGPAEELRSARTFTGGQMADIYDSSRGLVKIGPCKWSPNLDIAFWLSQDDDTILKYMSTSPLAEPPHFVQHMKTTIQFLLGHPSSDSLFPGGQPQLYHRTESGDWERVVSS, from the exons ATGCCGTTGTTCATTCAAAATAGAGGACTTGACCGCATAAGCTCGACCGCGGAACTGTTCGACTACTATCCACATTTACAG GAAAATGCGATAGCATTTCGCTCCTTGCCACTTGTTGATGTCGACCCAAAGTGCTTCTTGTATGTCCAACAAAGAGAGTTTGCTGCAACAACACCAGCAGACA ACTGTGTTTCAGTAATGGGATCTGATGATGCCACTACCTGCCATTTGGTTGTGCTGCGACACACCG GAAGTGGAGCTGTTTGCCTTGCTCACTGTGATGGTTCCAGCACCTGGTCTGAAGTCCCGCTCCTTGTGAAAGCTGTGATGTCACTGAGTGATGTCAGTAAGGAGGGCAG ACTCGAGCTTCATCTTGCTGGGGGATTTAACGATGAGTCAAAAACATCCCATAAACTCAGCCTTAATATACTGG CAGCGttccaaaaacagaaagaggatATTCATCTGGAAACCTGTTGCATTACAG AAATGaatgacattgttgttgatgGAACTCATAGGCCTGTAGTATATGGAATAG gtgtaaatgttaaaacagGGGATGTGTTCCCATCAACATTCACTCATAAAGGACCTGCAGAGGAGTTGCGATCAGCAAGGACCTTTACTGGGGGACAG aTGGCAGACATATATGACTCAAGTCGAGGGCTTGTTAAAATCGGCCCTTGCAAGTGGTCTCCAAATCTGGATATTGCTTTCTGGTTGTCACAAGATGATGACACAATTTTAAAG TACATGTCCACCTCTCCGCTGGCTGAGCCACCACACTTCGTCCAGCACATGAAGACCACCATCCAGTTCCTTTTGGGACACCCCAGCTCTGATAGCCTGTTCCCTGGGGGGCAGCCACAGCTCTACCACAGGACTGAGAGCGGGGACTGGGAGAGGGTTGTCTCGTCATAA
- the mpv17l gene encoding mpv17-like protein, whose translation MRQTFLKHVRRFPWVTNVTLYGCLFAGGDFVHQSFSRGEQMDWRHTRNVAVVAFSFHGNFNFFWMRFLERRFPGNSVRMVIRKLLLDQTTAAPLATSVFYTGVSILEGKDDIFEDWREKFLNTYKTGLMFWPFMQFLNFALVPLYVRTAFTGCCAFVWATFLCFSRQNGDGTISAALAWIFPPKEDQAETVDSKEKSE comes from the exons ATGCGACAGACGTTTTTGAAACATGTCCGTCGGTTTCCATGGGTCACCAACGTTACACTGTACGGTTGTCTGTTCGCTGGAGGGGACTTCGTCCACCAGTCGTTCTCGCGAGGGGAACAAATGGACTGGAGACACACACGAAACGTCGCCGTGGTCGCGTTCAGTTTCCATGGTAACTTCAATTTCTTCTGGATGCGGTTCCTGGAGCGGAGGTTTCCCGGGAATTCCGTCCGGATGGTGATAAGGAAGCTGCTCCTGGACCAGACCACAGCGGCACCCCTGGCTACCAGTGTCTTCTACACAG GTGTCAGTATCTTGGAGGGCAAAGACGACATCTTTGAAGACTGGAGAGAAAAGTTCCTGAATACATATAAG aCGGGGCTAATGTTCTGGCCATTTATGCAG TTTCTGAACTTTGCCTTGGTGCCTCTGTACGTGCGGACTGCCTTCACCGGCTGCTGTGCCTTCGTTTGGGCCACCTTCCTTTGCTTCTCGCGTCAGAACGGCGACGGCACGATCAGTGCTGCTCTGGCGTGGATATTCCCTCCTAAAGAGGATCAAGCAGAGACGGTGGACTCCAAGGAAAAGAGTGAATAG
- the bmerb1 gene encoding bMERB domain-containing protein 1 isoform X1: MELKKSISDTERALRSYGAVSETAWTTDKGHSDVSMAESTMAPEEIEVEMARIQRLREVLVRRESELRFMMDDIQLCKDIMSLKQELRQIVTVPEKEKNKKHRQREEELILKIHKLVQKRDFLVDDAEVERLREREEDKEMAEYLRLKLMPLEKKLKVTQSKILQSPRDKYQSRLPTNHPSPSQEWPSLRIAVGPPSVLSCNSHRPLCDLVPVSKTHPHLIDTPCITSCDSENLR; this comes from the exons ATGGAACTGAAGAAATCTATTTCGGACACCGAGCGCGCGCTCAGGAGCTACGGCGCCGTGTCGGAAACGGCATGGACAACGGACAAAG GTCATTCAGATGTGTCCATGGCAGAGAGCACTATGGCTCCAGAGGAGATCGAGGTGGAGATGGCTCGTATTCAGCGCCTGCGAGAGGTCCTGGTACGCCGGGAGTCGGAGCTGCGTTTCAT GATGGATGACATTCAGCTCTGCAAAGACATCATGAGTTTAAAGCAAGAGCTGAGACAGATTGTCACAGtaccag agaaagaaaaaaacaagaagcacAGGCAGCGAGAAGAAGAGCTGATTCTGAAGATCCATAAACTGGTGCAGAAGAGGGATTTCCTGGTTGACGATGCTGAGGTGGAGAGATTAAG GGAGCGAGAGGAGGACAAGGAGATGGCCGAGTACCTCAGACTGAAGTTGATGCCTCTGGAGAAGAAGCTCAAAGTCACACAAa GCAAGATCCTCCAAAGCCCAAGAGACAAATACCAGAGCCGCCTCCCAACAAACCATCCATCACCAAGTCAGGAGTGGCCATCATTAAGGATTGCTGTGGGGCCACCCAGTGTGCTGTCATGTAACTCACACAGACCCCTTTGTGACCTTGTCCCTGTGTCGAAAACACACCCACATCTCATTGACACGCCATGCATCACTTCCTGTGACTCAGAGAACCTCCGTTAA
- the bmerb1 gene encoding bMERB domain-containing protein 1 isoform X2 translates to MELKKSISDTERALRSYGAVSETAWTTDKGHSDVSMAESTMAPEEIEVEMARIQRLREVLVRRESELRFMMDDIQLCKDIMSLKQELRQIVTVPEKEKNKKHRQREEELILKIHKLVQKRDFLVDDAEVERLREREEDKEMAEYLRLKLMPLEKKLKVTQNPPKPKRQIPEPPPNKPSITKSGVAIIKDCCGATQCAVM, encoded by the exons ATGGAACTGAAGAAATCTATTTCGGACACCGAGCGCGCGCTCAGGAGCTACGGCGCCGTGTCGGAAACGGCATGGACAACGGACAAAG GTCATTCAGATGTGTCCATGGCAGAGAGCACTATGGCTCCAGAGGAGATCGAGGTGGAGATGGCTCGTATTCAGCGCCTGCGAGAGGTCCTGGTACGCCGGGAGTCGGAGCTGCGTTTCAT GATGGATGACATTCAGCTCTGCAAAGACATCATGAGTTTAAAGCAAGAGCTGAGACAGATTGTCACAGtaccag agaaagaaaaaaacaagaagcacAGGCAGCGAGAAGAAGAGCTGATTCTGAAGATCCATAAACTGGTGCAGAAGAGGGATTTCCTGGTTGACGATGCTGAGGTGGAGAGATTAAG GGAGCGAGAGGAGGACAAGGAGATGGCCGAGTACCTCAGACTGAAGTTGATGCCTCTGGAGAAGAAGCTCAAAGTCACACAAa ATCCTCCAAAGCCCAAGAGACAAATACCAGAGCCGCCTCCCAACAAACCATCCATCACCAAGTCAGGAGTGGCCATCATTAAGGATTGCTGTGGGGCCACCCAGTGTGCTGTCATGTAA